A region of the Roseiflexus sp. RS-1 genome:
TCCTGGTCGCCATTCACATGCTGGCGGATATGCACGGGACTATGCGGCGTGTCATTGCTGAACAATCAGATACACGCGGGCGCCTGATTGCACTGGCGAAGGTATTGCTGAACGAACCGAACGGCGACACGCGTATGATGCGTCATCAGGCGCGTGAACATCTCAGCCCGGAACGTCAGCGGCGCCTGGCGGATGCATTCAGGCGGTACATGGTCGAACCGCTGCGCCAGGTGATGCAGCAGGGTCTCGACAATGGCGAACTGACAAGGCACAGCGCCTATGATCTGGCAATGCTGTTCCTTGGTTTGATGGAGGGGTTCCAGCGCCAGATGGCGCCGCCGGTCGCTCCTGAGCACGGCGAGATGTATCAGGCGATCTCAACCGACCGTTTTTCTGCCGAAACGCTGGTCGATCTGTTCCTCTACGGCACGGCGGTGCGTTAGACGAACGTACCAGACTCGTCATTCTGTGAACCTTCCCGCATTCGTGCAGGGGGGATGGGATCGTATTTTCTCAAGGAGAAAGAGCACTATGACGTCTGTTCCACAGACACAACGAAAACTACGCCTTCCCCGGTTGCCGGTTCCGGTGATTATTGCAGCGGTGTTGATCATTGCCGTGATGGTGACGCTTGCTGTGCCGCGATTGACCGGCAGCGCCGATCCGCTTCAGGGCGGTACGCCGATCACCGTCACCCGTGAGACGCTCATCGCCGGCATTAATGCCACCGGACGCATTGAGCCGCGTCAGGAAGCGGCGCTGAGTTTCACCATTCCCGGTCGCGTCGCCGAAGTGCTGGTCGCCGAAGGGGACCGCGTTGCGGCTGGAACACCGTTGATCCGGCTCGACAATCGTGAAGCGATGGCGCAGGTAGCGTCTGCGCGCGCTGCCCTGGCGCAGGCGGAAGCCGATCTGAAACAACTTCAGGAGGGCGCCACCCCAGAGGAGATCGCGCAGGCGCGCGCTCAGGTTGAGGCGGCGCGCGGGGCGCTGGTGCAGATCAGCGGGAGTGTGACTGAGGCGGATATTGCCGCCGCCCGCGCCCGTGTTGATGAAGCGCGCGCCCGACTCAATGCGTTGCAGGGCGCACCCAACAATGATCAGTTGACCGCTGCACGCTCCGCGCTCACCGAAGCGCAGGCAGCCCTCGAACGGCAGCGCAGCGCTCTCTCTGCCGCCAAACTC
Encoded here:
- a CDS encoding TetR/AcrR family transcriptional regulator; the encoded protein is MQDINNEPTYGPTAARILMTATRLFMQRGYSAVSINDIVQAADVTKPTLYYHFSDKEELFVLVAIHMLADMHGTMRRVIAEQSDTRGRLIALAKVLLNEPNGDTRMMRHQAREHLSPERQRRLADAFRRYMVEPLRQVMQQGLDNGELTRHSAYDLAMLFLGLMEGFQRQMAPPVAPEHGEMYQAISTDRFSAETLVDLFLYGTAVR